The nucleotide window AGTTTTCAGTTTTAAAGAAATTCATGCAATGTACTTATTCCTTTTATTTGTTTTCATGCTGATGCTTAGTGTACCTACAAAACTTTGCATTCAGAATGATCATTTCATAACACAACCAGCAGtgcttttcttttctattatACTCAATTCTTCATGCCTTTGCCCAGGGATCCAGAGCCTCTAGACATTAGCGCACATGAAGTGCTTCCACGATTGTTCAAAGAGAAGCTGCCCAACTGTTAGCAAAATCACGCATCTTTTGTATGGTATCTACCTGAGGAAAAAGAATGTGCATTTTTATGGGAGGATTGCATTTGAGGAAGATGAACCAGGTCCACATTTTGACTTGACTGTGATATTGGAGTCCCTGGATAGATGTAAGCACTTTCAAGAAGGTGCTTTTTCTGTTAGCCAAGGTGTGCATCTATTCAAATTTTGACCTCTCTTGATGTTGCGCGGGTTATTTTAAGTTTTTGCATTTCTGGACAGTCTTTGTATGATTTGCTTTTACTGTATTGTATTGGCAAAGAGGGCGTTGGTTTGGCTCGTGTTTACAGCAGCTTGGTATACTATCAAATTTTGGAGGTTTCTTATAAATATTTTCAAGATGGTGCTTTTTCTCAATGGCAACTTAAAAAGTAATGCCAAATTAGGTCCGTTAACTATTGGCTTGTGATTGTTTGAAAGTGCTGAAAATATCTCTTGgtctatatgtatacatataaaaTATCTTACTGCAAGTATTTTACTTAATAATTGTTAGTAACAttgttgtgaaaaattatttagaATTAGAAGTTAAATTCTAAACATGTCAATTGtcatatatatgaaaaaaaaattttatatgtaatggatcattaataaaatatagaCAAACAGGTACACGAAATATCAAATCGAAGAGGATAATATCCAATTAAAATCAAGGGAAGACAAATGCTCATTAGATGGGTTGATAGGAGATCTTCTTAAGAGTAGTTCTTAGTATGTCCTTGTGTATTGATTGAAATTGGAAGCATATTCATAGCTTCATTTTTAAAGATTCTCGACAGTTGTTTGTAGAGTTGATTGGTTAGATGCAATTCAATACCTTGCTCCTCCAAGAGCTTTCTCATAGGGGAAAAAAACATTAGTTGACAGATTTAACGAATCCAGTCATGAATGCTTCAGATGCTCATCCTAAtttccatttttttctttttgaacaCATATATGTCTGCGATTCACATTGTTGCTAGAAGTAATGAATGggcaaatcatttcattttcttgCCCTAAAATACAGATAGAAATTCCAAGCTACCATGGTGCAGTGATTGTTGTAAATTACAAGTGATAGTCAAGGATGCCGATGGAAATGGAGACATTATTTCATTGCTTAATGCATCTGCGACGGAGGCCCATATCTTTTATCATTTCTACAACATTACCTGTTTAAGCCAGGGTCAACATCATCCCTGCCACCTATCTCCATCCTCATATTTGAGCTCGTAAGCACCATCCCAAAAgaagagaataaaaaaaaaataaaaataaaaattgtttcTTCATCCTcctcatcattttttttttaaatgatcagaatttattttcttcattttattaatttttttttatttcttttttacatTTAGGGTATTTTACGATGAATTTATACGTACCAAGATAAAACCTGCTTCTTGAAAGATCTTAAAGACGCTCGCTTggtgtaaaaaaaaaatatgaagagTCTTCTATTGCGGTCTATTCTTAATTGATAAAGAAGATGAGATCTCATCCTAATTAATTGGATTAACCTGGATTCATTTTCTCATTACTAAATTTGTTTATTtgttttcataaaaaattaaaaattttatggtaaacTAGAATGTCATCTGGCGAAACAAACGGCAAGTCGTCTCAAATTACTTTGGCAGGGAAAACAATGTATGCTTTTAGATTTAAGAAATGAAGCACTCAACTCAATATTATATTTGATGTATGAAATGCTGCTTCACTTTTTGTTGTGGGGTAGGGGGAGGATCACCACCGCTGAACTGTGGTTGGACCCTGTTAAGCATCAAATTAAACTTGCCACTCTTTTCTTCCATTTTACATATCACACATTATCTTGTGCATCAAATTCTTGAACTGTAACTCTATTCGATTTGCAGGTATGTAGCATGAAGTTGCATGCTGCTACAGCCTCACCCACGGTAAGATAGATACATTCCTGACCAATTTTTCCGATGAACTTTGTTTTTTCCATCTTCTTAATCACTTCACTTCGTGGGTTTGCCAGTACCAGCTACATTAATAAGCACACAAGTTAAATAACTTCCAGAGAAATCATGAAAATGGAAGggcgaagatttttttttttttctttcttttggtACCTTAAGACCTCTTCTGTCAGTGTTCTTATTAACTTCTTCGAGCATGCTGATCCCACTTGTATCTATGCTGCCAATAGCTGTGAATTGAACGGATTGGAACATTAGGGAAAATAATTAAGAGTTATATATACTTTCAATTTGTGCTGCAATGTTCAAGAATTAAGACACCTACCACTCATATCTAGTATCACATATTGTAAAGTGGGTTCTCCTGTGGATATTAGCCTGTCTTGCTCCTCATAAATCCATCTTGAAatcctgaaaatgaaatgaaagaaGCCAATATATATAAACGCAGGTTTTCTTGTTGGGATTTTCTTTAATGTTTTGTTTCGCATATGTATACCTTTCCCTTAAGTAGTTTGCATTGGCAAAGTAGATGGGTGCATCAATCTGAAGAATGAGAACTCCAGGAACATTGTTAGCTGTCGGATATTGATCCACGCTTCTATAAATCATGGAATTGGGAATGTTGCCAAGGAGAAAGGTCCTTGGCCTTGCTACAAATAGGAGCATCCTCAGCAAGGAAATTATGACCTGCATTTGCAAATTCTGGCCATATCACTAatgttcaacttaaaaatctttgTTTCTGATATGAAATAAAAGGTCTCTAGATGAGTTCCCTACAGCAATGACTAGGCCAATTTCGACACTTCCAATGACAACACCAATGTAGGCACTGATGCAAACAACAAAGTCAAACTTGTCGACTTTCCAGAGGTGAATAGCAGCTTCATAGTCAATTAGGCCGAGCATAGCAGCAATGATAATAGAGGAAAGCACCACCAGGGGAGTGTAATGGAACAATGGGGTTAGAAATAACAATGTTATCATTACTGCTGTTGCCATTACTATGTTAGACACTGCAGTCTTGCATCCTGCATTAAAGTTCACTGCAGTTCGCGAGAATGGTCCTGGATCACAGTAAAAACTGTGTTAATTAAGCCGAATGAACATCTTGATAAAAGACCAAAAGTTGAAGGTTGGTTGGGCCTTGAGCAACAACACAAGCAGTACCTGAGGTTAGGTAACAGGAAGTGCATGAACCTGCAATATTCATCATCCCAAAAGCGATCATCTCTTTGTTTCCATCAATGTGATAGTTCTTGAACATGGCAAAACTCCTCCCAACAGCCACTCCTTCCTGTACATTCATCACATCCACCTCTTTGTTAATGTTttgatccttttttttttaacattatcCTATATCGATTTAATTCATTCAAGATGTTTTTTATTTAGACTCCAAGCATTCAGACTCTTTTAAATAATTCTAGAATGTATATCGAAATTAAATTCCTTTCTCTAATAGGAAaggtatttttttattaattaaattaactctgttaattattttttctttaaattatatgattagggCCCTCAACTGAAGGGTGTAATTAagagtaatataatataatataatataattggaGAGCATGGGAGTGGAGTGTGATGTAAGGATTAAAAGACTTACAGCAAGAGCTATGACACCAATTATTATTCCAGTTCTAATAGCAGTCATCAGATGTGGGGACCCAAAAGCCAATTCAGATATAGATGGTGGGTTCAACCCTTTCTTGAGGTGCCCAATCTGGAGAAAACAACATAGTACcagaaattatttaattaacatattatatctaaattaaatttattaataccaCCTTTAGTTAATGAGACAATTAAATgatcattaattaattagctgGATGACAACAATGGCTCATCCTGTTTCATGAGGTTAATTTTTGCTCACTCATCACATATAATTTGATGGGGTAGGTACTTAGGAGCCTTCACATCCACAGTATTCCTAATTGACGATAAAAATCCAACAAATTGaatacaatatttaattattttgagcTTTATATAAAACTCACCACTTGAACGCCATGTTTCTCAGCGTGGGTCAGATAGACAAGGACACTTCCTAGAACAACAGATGTCAGAGGTGCCATAGCATTTATCCAGAAGAAGCATGGCTTTCTCTTGCTCTATTTGTCACCACCAAGAATATTAATTCATGTTTTAAAGAAAAGaaaccaaaaataaataataaataaatcagaAGGCTATATATAATCTAATTAGTCATATTATAGTAACTAATTACTTACTTTTTTCTGAAaatgatctaattaattaatttgcatTAAAGAGAATACATGAAATAGCAATCACTTTCGGAAAGATGCATGGtcacttaaattttaaaaatctccAAGTTTGAATATGCAAAAGCTCACTTGAATCATGATATGAAGAACCCATGATCAGCCATGATCATATGGTTGCCGTTTCTTGTATTATATTTCAGGCTTTCAGCTACAAaaacctttttttcttttttaattattgtaCTTTTCGTATCTATACATATGGTGGGTGGCTgctatatattatattttcttaagtTTTGCATCATTACTATTTAAATGAAATTAGAAATTCTTAATTATTTTCGGATTTTTAAAGTACCCTTATTTTTAAAGAAACCTGTTTCACCGATCTCATACAATTGTTGTTGGTGAAGTTATTGACATGTAAGTCAAGTTTGGATAACAATAGGTGGGTAGATAGATGGCTTGTAAGTTTCATTTTTActaaaaagtaagaaattaaTCAACAATCACAGTCCAAGCTTGCATTAGAAATGAAAAGGATTTGGATTTACTTACATAGTGTCTAGTTAGAATTAGGAAGAAGAGAAAACAACAACCCAAGGCTCCACTTTCCCATCTCCACTGCAACCACCACCGTCAGAAGAACAGTCGTTATTGTAAGATAAGctatttaattaaagaaaaaaaaatacagaaaaagcagaaaatgaagctatataagtgtaggaaattaatatgagaattaaattaattacCTGGTGTGTTTGGCTAAAGATTGAGCGCATAACTGATACAAGATCAGTCCTATGAGTGAAATGAATCAACCCAAGAATCCCTTTCAATTGCTGAAGACAAACAACCGTGGCTGCTCCACCCATGAAGCCCACAATTGTTGCATGAGACAAAAAGTCCACGATAAACCCTAGTCTGTATGATAATTAAACAAAATTACTATCAAATATATATACTGCATGGAAGCCATTAAAGCAACAAGGAGAATATTAAtggtgcattttttttttttctgtatctTTAGCCCACATGTGAACCGTTTTTGTTTTAATGCCTTTTAGTGGGTGATGTTTGTAACACCATTATTCATTAATTAATAAgtcaaactgaccttaaaaagccAAGAGAAGATTGGAAAACTCCAGCAAAGAAAGTAGCAGTTAAGGCCAACTGAACATAGTGCTTAGGGTCCTCATTAGGGTTAACCTCCTTCCCTAACATGGAAGATATAAGAAGTGATGCCACAGCAACAGTTCCTACTGCCAAATCTCTTGAGCTGCCCAATATGGCATATACTAATGGTGGGACAAAGCTTGAATCTGCATTCGCCAACCCATAAGTTGACATTTTCAGGGAAAAGAAGACTtgggaaaaaaataataataaaacagaAGCAGATACTCACATAGGCCAACAATTGGAGGCAAGTTTGCAAGATTTGCGTAACTTATCCCTTGAGGAACAGCGAGACTGGCAATAGTAATTCCAGCAATAACATCAGCTCTGAAGAAGGCGAAGGTGTAACGAGGAGCCCATTCCAGGATTGGCACAAAATACTGCAATCCTAAAATGAACTTCCTAGATGCAGACTGGTTCTTGAATTGCCTAAATGGATCATCAGGGAAAAGGGTCTCCTTGAGACCTGATGTTAGCGACTTCAGAAATGGTTTTGTCGGAGGAATTGCAACAGGATGTGGGCATTCGAAATCGGCGTTACCCATTGACGTCTGGTAATTAATCAGAAATGTTAATTATAATTAAGGTAGCTAGAACGTAAATTAATGCTTGAAATTATTTGACCATAATGATGTAGTTTGCGTAGGGGCAATGCTACTAGTGGGCAAGGCTCGGCGACAATGGAGGAAGTATGTAGTAGCTAGGTGTAGAAAGATGTAATGCAAGAGATGAGCGGAACTTGCAAGTATTGAGAAGTTAAAGTTAGCTTGCAGGTACATATAAAGAGATGGGTGAGGACTGTGGAGGTGGGAGTATCCCCCAAAAGTAAGCTAACACGTAGCATCAAATTCTTAGAAaaggaaaatttttatttaagaatttatcataaatttaaaatataaatatgtgaaatttatatatttaatagatgaaTTTCATCATTACATTATaatgaatttaaaaattaaaaaattataatttataatgaaATCCAGCGAACTGCTAAGTAATGTGACAAATTAGATGGGTGTATGCTTACTCTTTTATCTTCTACTCTCACTATCAATGGGGTGACTAGTGTCGTCCGCTTAGTTCCTATTCAATGATAAGGGGAAATTGAGATCGGATAGCAaagttttacttttatttttatttttatattcatttagcttttatttaaataaaatttaacagGTTTTCTTTTAAGAAAAAAGttttaaaaagaatttaatttgaaattgaattagataattttatttcagtttaatttaaattaaagtttTAATCACATCTAGTTATCAATAtggcatttttaattaattaacacGTTATCTATGAGATATAATAATGTTTCGTTGTCACACAaaacttttaatttaattaagaaaaatattttttcaactGATTAGATAATTATttctaatataattatatttgagTGGTATTTTATTGAAATCCCATATACATAGTGAAAATACCATCTATAATATATTGcaatgttaaaataataaatatataaatcatttattaaaaataagaataataaattaatatatttattaagagTAATATATTGGGTATACTCTTAGATATAATAGGATTATTAGGTTTTAAGAgatttttaaattcaaaaatgtaattatatgatttaattaataataaaagataatatatttgtatttataattatatattaaaagatGATAATAACTAAAATATATTGGCATACAATAATTTTTGGACAATGACAAGCAAATAATATTAGGTGAGAGAGTAGCTATTCCATGTgaaactgatttttctttttatcaTGGTATTCCTCATAAGATTACCTTTTATGTTGCCCATATTCTATATAATACTATAAGCTATTTGGCTTTCATTTTCAAATTATTCTTATTTTGTTCTTTAATCCTTTGTGAGGTTCAAATGATGATTTTGTCTCTTTTGTGCATATCTTTGCGTCTggaacttgagaagccataaaagcAAGCAAACCAATAGGTGAACTGTGAGCAGGATTTAATATATTATACCTTTTTGTAAAAATGAATTTTTAAGATTGCCATCCTATGATTGAATGATAATTTTGGTGAAGAACAACACCTCTTTTCCACTCGTAAATTTATATTGCTATCTTCTAAgagatatataattttttttaaaaggaaaaataaaaatttttgttggGTAgataaattgtataaattaaaggtataaaactaattttttattaaaattttaatatgtcttataaaaaatatataaattaaattagttaagaaaaaaaaaaggtaaaaacttttattatttagataataccTTATATTTTTATACATTAATATCACATTagagttttaaaaataaaataaacaataaataaattaaaattttattaattacacagtttaaaaaaaatataaattaaattctaaagTAAAAAATATTCTTTTGTAATAAATTAATTGACTCAACTGCAGTTGATCCTactaaaagaaagaaaataatcaaCTTTGATCACATAAATATAGATTCTAAgagatatatgtacataaatttattttaaaagaaaaaatatatatatatatataaagttatcaaaataatatataaaataagaaaaaaataagtaacaaaaaaaaaaaaagttggaaaGGGCAACCATTGGTATTCACCGACGATCACTTAACATAGAAAAGAGAGTATGTGGTTGACATGAGATCAGTGAGCTTAAATTCAAGAATGAAGATTGGAGTCTTAAAAAACAGGAACAGTTGGGGAGAATTTAAATGGAAGACACTTGTCTTCAAGCTAGATCATGTTCTTTCCACTCCTTTTTCCTATGGGTTTACCACCCTTTTCCTTATCGTTTTCCATTTAGGATCAAAAAGGTCTCACTCCTTCAGTTGACAATATAAATACCATCTAATTCATACAataatgaaatatttttctaataaataatCATTAGTTGGAAATGAATTGGCTAGTACTGCACTGTGAAAGACAGCCATGAAGGGCAAATAATTTATCATTGAACTGAGACGAATAAAAAATTgttgagaaaaagaaaatgagttaAAACCACAGATTtattttgcttttaaaacttaCGTTTATCATACTTGTAGCTACTATAGTTATGAGAtgagtttttccttttttttttttaaataatgaattttattacaataaaattaaacaataacATATGTAATCAATTGATAAATCACTGTTTAGTTATTTATGTGAAGATATACATTTAATAGTATTAATAATgatgtaattttttataattttcagaGTGTTAAATTTCATCGAGTTCAATTATAAGATATTAATGTTatgtatttataatattttattatttatttttacataatGACCTATAAAGAAAATTTTCTACATATGTAATTGTTCACGCAGATCTAAAATATAAAATAGACGATAAATTTGCATGTGAAATAaatgatatttatatatttttattttaaatttataataaattaaattaatatatttttcttataaagTATGCGTGATAATGGATTTACGCTTTATGTGGACATAGAtataaaattttgagatttatatatttgtattttaaatttataatagatgAAGTAAAATTTTCCCATAATAATAAAGTATGTGCAACAGTGGATTTGTGTTTCATGTGGGCATGCATAGTATCATCCCAGTGGATTTGTGTTTCATGTGGGCATGCATAGTATCATCAGTAGTGATGGTGGAAGAGAATTTTTAATGTAAaagcatgatttttttttttaataatcaagAAACTTATTAATTAAAATGGAAGTAAGAAGGTGGGGAAGGTAAAAGCATGACTCAGTAAAAGCTAAAAGTGATAAATATTAAATTCCATGTTTTTCTCGTTCTTTTCTCTTTAATCTTCACTGCAAGTCTGCAAACAAGGATGTTTCCTTTCCTCCTTCAAGAGCCACTTCTTCTccaatctcattgctaattaactCAATGCCctgattatatataaataaataaagactATTACTGATTAGTAATTAATCTCATTGTAAGTTTAAAGTTTTATTGGCATTACTTACTATATATGGAAGTCTATTTTGGCATATAGATTTCACCCCCTTTTCAAAATTGCGTTGATTTCTGCCTAACACCACTATATATTGATGGTAGTTGATGACACCGTGGATGCATTTTTACTTCCTATGACATGAATTAAATTGTTATTAAATTGCTAGTGCTCGGTCAGATCTGTACATGGGAAAAATGTCAGCAAATCACCACACATGATTTGAAAACATGCTCATAACAGGATTGGAAATACTCTGTAACAGTaagaaagaaaagggaaagaatatTATGCAGTGCATCTTTCTTGAACTAATATTTCTCATCTACAAAAGGGTAGGAAAATGTCTATGGTAATGATGATGAATTCACTCAAGATCAATTAATTCTCGATATTCTTGAAAAAGATGGCAAAGTTAGGCACTTTCCCTGACAAAATAGAGAGGCTGAAAATATTTCATAGTAATGATGGAGCTGCTATCAGTTTAGCACTTCACCAGAATGAAACTTCACCATGATTCACTCTAATGAAATTAATATTTCAGTGTAAAAAGCTTAATAGCATGTTGATAACAAAATACTTGTTCGCCAATATTTGGCAAGCAAACGCTATCCTCAAAGTTCATCAACCGTAGAGGTCCAATTCACTTTTGAAGAAAAAGAGAGTAAATGGTTTCTTATCTGCACAGAAGTTGATTAATTATAAACAAAATCATACACTAATCATGGTTTTGGAAGACAATGAGCCTTCATATTTTCTCATCACCTCCAAGATTCCAAGCTAAATGCGTGGTGGTGGGAGAGGAagaatttgtatacatgttaATGGAAGTCTTATAGTAGCTATATGTGCTGAAATTACTTTCACATTTTAATTATCAATAATAATGGCTTGCCACGGCCATGTGAGAGTTCTTAGGGCTTTCCTTCCCTAAGAACTTTAATTTTAAGACAGAACACACATGATCCATGCGAACTTTGGTCAACAGATATAGTATCTGAAAACAAAAGTGCCTGTGTTGTGATAGTGCCCATTCTAGTTTTAATTTGTATTGGTAAGATGTTGtctgttgtgttgagaaacagaATATTCTTTCCCCAAATAATGCAGTcctccattattattattatgtattgtatgattatatattataaagctggatatttttttatttattggattttaattaaaatttaaattcaatactTCACGGTTTTTGAGATAATTTCAATACTGCGATAAATCAGATAAATCTAAATGAAATTTAAGCACTAGTATTTAGCACATTAAAAgtatatataaaattatgataGCCTAGGCTTCTAAACCAGGCCCTATTTTGTACCAACGCATACTGATAAGTCTTCTGAGCCAGACCCTAAAAAATTGAATGATTTTATGGAGGTGAGGAATTTAGGAAGCATATCAACAAGACCTTAGACCCTCTCTCTTTATTGAACTAGTGGCTATCCGGCATTCTATATCATAACCCAGTCATCATAACTTTCAGACCCTGTTCTCTTATTGGTCATTACATTTATATATTATGAGATTATTAGGTATATAATATTCCTTACATTCATATACATGTGAATTCCTCCATAAATCATAAGAAGTGGATGTCATATTTATGTGAATAGAGTATTAATCTGAGTGTATCTAATAATACTCTATTAGATACAATAATCTGAGTATTGTAACCTGATACATATAGAGCATATATATGTGTGTGCGTATATGTATTTATTTATGTGTTTATAGCCAATTTTCTCTTTCCTATCGCAATGGTTGATGTGGGGCTTGAAGGGAATCCACTTGCAAATCCACTGATTTGGTTTAATAATGGCACAAACCCATGAGTTATGGGCAAGATTCTTCCCATTGCATTGTGGGAAGCACTGTCTTAAGCACCACCATATGCTCTATATGTATCAGGTTATTAGTTGATAACAAAAGATGGTAACGCATTGGTGCCCTAGGGCATGATGAATCTTTGAATAATTTTATGACTTAGCTAGGAATAATACTCCCATGTACATGTCCTTTGAAGTAGAACCCCAAATCAAAGAGAACCATGCAAGTGATATTGAGATGATAGACTCTTACACTATGTCTGAGAGTAAGTTTTTGAAGGTAAGGTATAGATTTTTAAAGTGAAATACGGACTTTTAAAGTAATATAATTATTTGAGAGGAAGGTTTTGGAGGTTTTAAAAACTTTTGAAAGCTCACTTTTTCAACTGATCCTGTTTGGGATATTTTAATACATTTATCTTCCACTACCTTACTTTACTCTATTCACACATGCTGCTAGGGTTGATATATTTTTGTATGTGCGAGTTTCAAATTCTCAAATCAGTTTCAATTGATGTGCTTGCTACCCTATAACATAATGGAAGACTAGACATTAATTATCagcaatttttattatattgttgaGTGTATCCAATGCACTACATCTTCGCTTTATATCGCATAATGCTCCCTCAGATATAAAATTGAcagaattctttttttttttttttcttttttttctttttgcttgCTTGCTAGAAGAACCTGCACCAGGAAATACCATTTCCATCTGGGCACAAACCCAACAAATTCTGGATTCTGCTATAGCTTTTATCACCCACTCCTCCTATGGGTTATCTTTATAATCATTAATcagaaatgatataattaatatgCATTGTCTGGAACGATCTCTAAAAtgcataaaatataatttagtaTTCTACAGGTTGTATCTCACTAAAATAAATAACTATAATTGAGTGAAGGAAAGGAAGCTAGGATCCAAAAAGAATGCATATGTAACAGTGGAAGAAACTGATATTTCTTGCTAAAGGGAAGACAAGAAGAAAATGATAGAATAGCAACTTCACATGCCACTGCAATGATCCTTCCTTTTTCTAGTTTCCTCTCATATCTTTGTCAAACTGCCGACCATCCACTCAAAACAAGTTCGTGACTGATCATATCTAATTTTCCTTTTTCTTGTTTAGCTCTACCATCATTTCAAATATTCCTTCAAACTGATATCCTTTTTCTAGCAAAGATTTCTCTCGTGCTAAGAGTTGTGGTCCAAAACCAAAATCTACTGTACATGTGATTCacattcataataataataattaataaaaaattattttaataacaatAAAATTGCTCTAGAATTATGGAGTTTGAGTTAAGAGTATGAGTTGgaatcaaataaaatatatataaatatataacatgaaaaattaaaaattttgtttgTATATTGAAAGTGGGATCATGGTACATTCATCTAGGAAGATAAAGCAAATAGGTCAAatcaaaaagagaaagagaatgaTTGGTAGATGAATTGATACTATGAAAGTGCAGTGTGGTTGACATGCTCAAATAATTGAAGAGGAAGTGCGATTTCGAAATGGATTGGTCTCTGACTTTTTATTTCGTGCTTCTTTTTCATTTCAATCCTTTTCCAAAAGAGAAAAGACCATTGACAACCGAGATTTTCAAATGTATCTTTGCTCTCTAAGATCCATCAGCAGTTGCTATGGTTGCCTTGTGTAAATGGCAATTTCATCTTCATTTTAtatggaaattaaaaaaaaaaatttattactctgaaacattaaaagaaaaaaaaattatatatatatatcaagtgaatactattaatcaattaattttttccgttgaaaattttcatatatattttttcttcaagaaaataaaGAGACTAAGGACTCATTGTATGCTAATTTGGACTGAGCGACCTAGATGGGTTGCCTTTGCCATCCGGAGCCCATTACAAATAGTGTAATGGGTTGGCCTTTATGTAAAAACCATAACTACAGGCGTTTCTTTTCACGTTCAGCATCCAAAGTCCAAAATTTCAGGCTCTATTTCGACCCAATCCATCGAAATTTTGAAAACCTCCATTAGTTATTATTTGCTTATGAAGTTGGAAAAAGTGGTGTGTGACTCTTCTACTC belongs to Hevea brasiliensis isolate MT/VB/25A 57/8 chromosome 4, ASM3005281v1, whole genome shotgun sequence and includes:
- the LOC110673249 gene encoding sulfate transporter 3.1, coding for MGNADFECPHPVAIPPTKPFLKSLTSGLKETLFPDDPFRQFKNQSASRKFILGLQYFVPILEWAPRYTFAFFRADVIAGITIASLAVPQGISYANLANLPPIVGLYSSFVPPLVYAILGSSRDLAVGTVAVASLLISSMLGKEVNPNEDPKHYVQLALTATFFAGVFQSSLGFLRLGFIVDFLSHATIVGFMGGAATVVCLQQLKGILGLIHFTHRTDLVSVMRSIFSQTHQWRWESGALGCCFLFFLILTRHYSKRKPCFFWINAMAPLTSVVLGSVLVYLTHAEKHGVQVIGHLKKGLNPPSISELAFGSPHLMTAIRTGIIIGVIALAEGVAVGRSFAMFKNYHIDGNKEMIAFGMMNIAGSCTSCYLTSGPFSRTAVNFNAGCKTAVSNIVMATAVMITLLFLTPLFHYTPLVVLSSIIIAAMLGLIDYEAAIHLWKVDKFDFVVCISAYIGVVIGSVEIGLVIAVIISLLRMLLFVARPRTFLLGNIPNSMIYRSVDQYPTANNVPGVLILQIDAPIYFANANYLRERISRWIYEEQDRLISTGEPTLQYVILDMSAIGSIDTSGISMLEEVNKNTDRRGLKLVLANPRSEVIKKMEKTKFIGKIGQECIYLTVGEAVAACNFMLHTCKSNRVTVQEFDAQDNV